A region of the Festucalex cinctus isolate MCC-2025b chromosome 8, RoL_Fcin_1.0, whole genome shotgun sequence genome:
ACAAAGTCCATACAAGTTTACAGTCTCTGGTGATGAGCGAGGTAAGACCACACTTCATCCAAACGTGATGGTCCAAGAATATTGCTTTGTGTGCATGTCCAGACAAGGATCACTGGTGGGACTTCTGGAAGAATATGGTGTCAGCTTTTCTGTTGAGGAGAAGCCCAGTCAGCTGGCTGGTGAGAGAGGTGAGATGAGGAAAGAGCAGATAAGGAAGCACGGTGAAATCTGGTCTGTTGAACGCATCCACTAAATCGACCCATTTGTAGGTTACAAACATGTGAAAAGACACACAAAGTAACACCAGAGCATAAAGACAACTAGTACCAACACAACACAATTGAATCCATTTTCTTGTGCAGAGGCTTGATTGAACTTTACATACGGTTCATTGATGTTCTGTGCAGACTTTAGAAGAGGCAGAAGACTTTCAAGATGCCGTCCTGCGCCTTTCCAAAATTCCCATCATCACAGGAGTGTATTACATTGTGGGTGGGACACGTCCAGGTGAAGGGGTCGTCATCACCAGAGACCGAGCGGGCCCCGCAGACATCTGGCCATTGGATCCAGCCAGTGGAGGGTTGGTGTATTATGACACACAACTCAAGCCTTCTTGTTATGGGCTATTTGTTCAATGGCATTACacaactttttgttgtttttgtttgtttagatgGTTCAGAGTCGAGACCAACTTTGACCATTGGCGTCCTTCCCCAGCCAAAGATCATAGAAAGTGAGCTGCATAAAGATAAATACTGTTGGAATATGAAATATGACACAACATACACAACTTTAATAATGTGATGTTAATACCACACACTATCATCTCTTGTTCTTAGAGAAGCAGCAGAAAAAGCAATGAATGCTACTGGTCAAGAGCATATCAATATGTATTCGCTTTATCAGGTAAgaacaaatgaatgaatattcACAGGAAACATAATGTAACTAACCAGTTTATGTTGGAACCATTTTGAAAGAATATATTTGTCACTTATAACATTCTCTCTCAACAGGTTTTGTCATTGTTTCCAGTGTGTAATGGGTAAGCAGAACATCTGTTCATTGGGCTCGCTCTCATTTTTGTGACAATGAATCTCATAACAATCCATTTAGTTACCGGGACAGGGAATGAATATCACCTTACATagccctttgcaaatatttatttacttgcattGTTTGCTGTTTCAATCATTTCACAGGATTACAGTTTATACAACAACAATGAGTGCAGAAACACCTGAGAACTATACCACACTTGTCAGACCACCGGTATGTCAGTagatgacattattattatacattattattatatttattattttacagtCTTTCCTTCATCTTGTTCAGTTCCTTTTAGAATAACAAGTGACATGCACTATCCACTAAATCACACCTTCCCTTTTAATCTCCTACAAGGACTGCCGCATGATTCATTGACCTGAAGTGCTTCCAGTGGTTCGTGAAATGGAACCGTGATTTTCCCTGTGCCTGAGTGGGACAGATGAGCAAATTTTTTTAGCACCCTGATTACTGCAAGTTAAAGGAATTTTGTCTACTGTGATCATCTGCTACACAACACAACTATGAATGTGGTCAGGTCATCTGACATTTTTCAAAGAGTATAAATCACCAATCCGTTACAGATGTCAACGTGCTTTTCATATGGTGAATTACAGAATAGAGGactattttgttgttgtatgttACAGTCATTGTTGGTTGCATTATTATCTGAACAGGGAAGATTCTTAGGATTAAGTTTAGAAGTTCTGGAGGTGctattaaaatagttttaaaattaTACTGATACTAATTTGTTTAATAAATcgatttctacaatgattcagaATCAGAActcagaatctgtctgcctgtgccTCGTTTAAATTCCCAAAATCATGTTACACCACCTGAGCCACAAGTTGGACCTGGTTTTATGTagtctaaaatctagtctacttttGGTCACCAAATTGCCAGATGCACCGGGCCATCCATGACAGTCAACATTAGAGTTCTGAAGAATTTGACCCAATGTAGCATAATATGGTTGGACAAAAAGGGGTCCAAGGAGGGATCCTAAGTTGAGGGACCTCACATGTCAAGGGCATTCAATCAGATTCAAAACTTCCAGtggtcaaaac
Encoded here:
- the LOC144023404 gene encoding N-acylethanolamine-hydrolyzing acid amidase-like, whose amino-acid sequence is MLLLLVRAAALLVGLAVSCSSDFTPPTIDINLDDDPHVRWVPILKAFDSDFLKKAAQEVIESTIPKWLHEVLRSVIKVSEQFILPKPYGEELRGMAAHFGSSLPDAIMLNFAYEATAFCTSIVAQDKDGNIYHGRNLDYPYSVLRNLTVNVVFRKKGKISYIGTTFAGYVGLWTGQSPYKFTVSGDERDKDHWWDFWKNMVSAFLLRRSPVSWLVRETLEEAEDFQDAVLRLSKIPIITGVYYIVGGTRPGEGVVITRDRAGPADIWPLDPASGGWFRVETNFDHWRPSPAKDHRKEAAEKAMNATGQEHINMYSLYQVLSLFPVCNGITVYTTTMSAETPENYTTLVRPPDCRMIH